One stretch of Lucilia cuprina isolate Lc7/37 chromosome 6, ASM2204524v1, whole genome shotgun sequence DNA includes these proteins:
- the LOC124420637 gene encoding ARF GTPase-activating protein Git-like, with amino-acid sequence MTNFEMETLRKQINEYVSEINQLKTVVQKLSNENTELKSKFSTVQQQPSKSASNNSVYDEPLRIENTENDHEPHSLPEGLNASLGTNNSNPGTTAAAAAASASSSSSATNSQQSTIKRPASMYERRLQPSLTKTNADTRNTTSMYQMAADKSFTEEVNQKTDIVTHRLKELIHSMQDPNNRETLVPCAERIRAAVLELINVFTTPTNCNETIRETLMQLTRNNILIQHSCENLRNSFDTNDKPPLKNIQRMYVNVRIILASATKTLVLHLELRFVICTMI; translated from the exons ATGACTAATTTTGAAATGGAGACATTACGTAAACAAATCAATGAATACGTTAGCGAAATCAATCAATTAAAGACTGTTGTACAAAAGCTATCGAACGAAAATACCGAATTGAAATCGAAATTTTCAACGGTGCAACAACAACCATCGAAATCAGCTTCAAATAACAGTGTCTATGATGAACCATT ACGTATTGAAAACACTGAAAATGATCATGAACCTCATTCTTTGCCTGAAGGCTTAAATGCAAGTTTAGGTACTAATAACAGCAATCCAGGGACAACAGCTGCAGCAGCAGCGGCATCTGCCTCGTCCTCTTCATCGGCTACAAATTCACAACAATCAACGATTAAACGTCCAGCCAGTATGTACGAACGACGTCTTCAGCCtagtttaacaaaaacaaatgctgATACACGCAACACCacttctatgtatcaaatggcTGCCGATAAATCCTTTACCGAGGAGGTCAATCAAAAGACAGACATTGTAACGCATCGCCTTAAAGAGCTAATACATTCAATGCAGGATCCGAATAATCGTGAAACATTAGTACCCTGTGCTGAGCGCATACGGGCCGCCGTTTTggaattaattaatgttttcacCACACCG ACCAATTGCAATGAAACCATACGTGAAACTCTAATGCAATTGACacgtaataatattttaatacaacaTAGTTGTGAAAATTTACGCAATTCATTCGATACGAATGATAAACCGCcattgaaaaatatacaaaggATGTACGTGAATGTGCGTATTATATTAGCCAGTGCcacaaaaactttagttttacaCTTGGAACTTAGATTTGTAATATGTACAATGATATGA
- the LOC111676943 gene encoding ARF GTPase-activating protein Git, producing the protein MCFASSVVEAHKKLFIANAGGGNSNSGSGSGSSAAANDKRDSLSGIKGIRSDKRGSLSGTGGGSNSNSLKNSKMSRSKTRIQTEVCGDCGASDPSWASINRGILLCSDCCSVHRSLGRHISIVKSLRQGTWEPSVLNFVNSLNAHGANSVWEHHLLDGTTSSAAKGLPRIRKPSPKDPLHPNKSDFIKAKHVQLAFVLKPNLQDTDDDITGANLEHELSKQLHASVRTSNLETSLRLLVQGADPNFFHEEKRSTPLHVAAKFGQASQIELLIVYGADINAIDGNGLTPLEVAKANNHTLIAERLLDGMYEVSDRIIMFLGGKKPDHTTGRHLVIPDSNTAEISEQLKIARGRLQLVPNKMFEELVMDLYDEVDRRENEAIWATTTMNGENVAVPFLPANPFLSATRNQGRQKLARFTRAEFNGLLTDVLIDARRRQNMANLRPLDGPSSSVSMPNNNNNNNNASGFYNVNNISTTGGDYHDPNLSDDEPIYDPVADDDYEPMPPIAQQAIVHQSANKPNDEMTNFEMETLRKQINEYVSEINQLKTVVQKLSNENTELKSKFSTVQQQPSKSASNNSVYDEPLRIENTENDHEPHSLPEGLNASLGTNNSNPGTTAAAAAASASSSSSATNSQQSTIKRPASMYERRLQPSLTKTNADTRNTTSMYQMAADKSFTEEVNQKTDIVTHRLKELIHSMQDPNNRETLVPCAERIRAAVLELINVFTTPTNCNETIRETLMQLTRNNILIQHSCENLRNSFDTNDKTAIEKYTKDVRECAYYIASATKTLVLQLE; encoded by the exons ATGTGTTTCGCCAGCAGTGTTGTGGAAGCGCATAAAAAGCTATTTATAGCAAACGCGGGTGGTGGCAATAGCAACAGTGGTAGTGGCAGCGGTAGTAGTGCTGCAGCTAATGACAAGCGGGACTCCTTGAGTGGCATTAAGGGCATACGCAGCGATAAGCGTGGTAGTTTGAGTGGCACGGGTGGAGGCAGCAATAGTAATAGtttgaaaaactcaaaaatgtcTCGTAGCAAAACACGTATACAAACGGAAGTGTGTGGTGACTGTGGGGCATCAG ATCCATCGTGGGCCTCCATAAATCGTGGCATACTTTTGTGCTCTGATTGCTGCTCCGTACACCGTAGTTTGGGTAGACACATATCCATAGTGAAATCTTTACGTCAAGGTACTTGGGAACCTTCTGTCTTAAATTTTGTCAATTCTTTAAATGCTCATGGTGCCAACAGTGTGTGGGAACATCATTTATTAGATGGTACTACATCATCTGCAGCTAAGGGTTTACCACGTATACGTAAACCCTCACCCAAAGACCCACTACATCCCAATAAATCAGATTTCATTAAAGCCAAACATGTACAATTGGCATTTGTCTTGAAGCCCAATCTACAAGATACTGACGATGACATCACTGGTGCTAATTTAGAACATGAACTAAGTAAACAACTACATGCCAGTGTACGTACCAGTAACTTAGAGACATCATTACGTCTTTTGGTACAGGGAGCTGATCCGAATTTCTTTCATGAAGAAAAACGTTCAACACCTTTACATGTGGCCGCTAAATTTGGACAGGCTTCACAAATTGAATTGTTAATTGTATATGGAGCCGATATAAATGCAATCGATGGCAATGGCCTAACACCGCTAGAAGTTGCAAAAGCCAATAATCATACGTTAATTGCTGAACGTTTGCTAGATGGCATGTATGAGGTCAGCGATCGTATTATCATGTTTTTGGGTGGCAAGAAACCAGATCATACG ACTGGCCGTCACTTAGTTATACCCGATTCAAACACAGCCGAAATAAGTGAACAATTGAAGATTGCACGAGGACGTTTGCAATTAGTGCCCAATAAAATGTTCGAAGAACTTGTTATGGATCTATACGATGAAGTTGATCGTAGGGAAAATGAGGCCA TATGGGCTACAACCACCATGAACGGTGAAAATGTTGCAGTGCCATTTTTACCAGCAAATCCATTTTTAAGTGCCACACGTAATCAG GGTCGTCAAAAGTTAGCACGTTTTACTCGTGCTGAATTCAATGGCTTATTAACGGATGTTTTAATTGATGCACGACGACGTCAAAATATGGCAAATCTACGTCCATTGGATGGCCCCTCTTCGTCTGTCAGCAtgccaaataataataataataataataatgcttCTGGCTtttataatgttaataatatttcaacaaCTGGCGGTGACTATCATGATCCAAATCTATCAGATGATGAACCTATATATGATCCAGTTGCCGATGATGATTATGAACCAATGCCACCTATAGCACAGCAG gcTATTGTACATCAATCAGCCAACAAACCAAACGATGAAATGACTAATTTTGAAATGGAGACATTACGTAAACAAATCAATGAATACGTTAGCGAAATCAATCAATTAAAGACTGTTGTACAAAAGCTATCGAACGAAAATACCGAATTGAAATCGAAATTTTCAACGGTGCAACAACAACCATCGAAATCAGCTTCAAATAACAGTGTCTATGATGAACCATT ACGTATTGAAAACACTGAAAATGATCATGAACCTCATTCTTTGCCTGAAGGCTTAAATGCAAGTTTAGGTACTAATAACAGCAATCCAGGGACAACAGCTGCAGCAGCAGCGGCATCTGCCTCGTCCTCTTCATCGGCTACAAATTCACAACAATCAACGATTAAACGTCCAGCCAGTATGTACGAACGACGTCTTCAGCCtagtttaacaaaaacaaatgctgATACACGCAACACCacttctatgtatcaaatggcTGCCGATAAATCCTTTACCGAGGAGGTCAATCAAAAGACAGACATTGTAACGCATCGCCTTAAAGAGCTAATACATTCAATGCAGGATCCGAATAATCGTGAAACATTAGTACCCTGTGCTGAGCGCATACGGGCCGCCGTTTTggaattaattaatgttttcacCACACCG ACCAATTGCAATGAAACCATACGTGAAACTCTAATGCAATTGACacgtaataatattttaatacaacaTAGTTGTGAAAATTTACGCAATTCATTCGATACGAATGATAAAACCGCcattgaaaaatatacaaaggATGTACGTGAATGTGCGTATTATATAGCCAGTGCcacaaaaactttagttttacaATTGGAATga
- the LOC111676941 gene encoding muskelin isoform X2: protein MASQMSDNGNTTTTTTPTQTNNTLMSYGGIGGGVTSSSSSTIFSSSTVNTTQETDMLPELKPPTKKTLNLEDIEILPYEIHRYSSFSTNYVPENILVDCPTDQSSRWSAFNNNPPQYLTLKLRRPAIVRKIKFGKFEKSHVCNIKKFRIYGGLDEERMVLLLEGGLRNDHIPETFSLRSEITSNLPIMYLKIVPLLSWGPTFNYSIWFIELLGQDDPMYTSICLRDYNKLREMEIIRLCLKHFRQQGYETAFKALQEQTHVRLEHPLITELHQCLVVNGDFDKAEKFINDCVDEGLMDDYLNRQDYKHAWRLQHAQGSKQPGNRGGHQLVMDSQKRLIYLYGGWNGFQDLSDLWVFDIRNNCWTQLFEHTEQYNGPTPRSCHKMVFDPVSKNIFMLGRYLDNSIRTTEYIKSDFFLYDTRARTWLQICDDTSQVGGPQLMYDHQMCIDVDKRTIYVFGGKILTPRSVSASTSSEPEYSGLFSYHIATNTWNQILVDCHHPTASQPEVLSIKSRITHCMVFHNKKRKLYIYGGQRGKEDIHDFITYDVDNQSLEFLNRNSNGGQTAGTITSAAAAGGSNANSATNNDGKSEPSPVALRATIDCERNEIYIFSSLSKIKDRRDVPNTPDASNSFWVYSLDTHTWSRIYSCRYNYTNSTATDDVHNKDNMLEPCPRYAHQLVYDDVAKLHYLFGGNPGRSTTPQLRLDDFWILELEKPKRDEILRHCRFLLRKLHYEEMAKSDPYKAMQFLRQHIAEVIDHNNKEQLKNFHKLASLLFKIDDDVEMEQPNLDTIPIGAGKSLAESSSDITSSSTNEEDAASDHTQATEDLSMESCESSTTSSGISDAASSYTAYRKSGGKRSRNDFIYDLRSRRSFLFNKLVQLMPSNMVQPERNLSDFATI, encoded by the exons ATGGCTTCACAAATGAGCGATAATGGTaatacaacaacgacaacaacaccTACGCAGACAAACAACACCTTGATGAGCTATGGCGGTATAGGTGGCGGTGTCACCAGCAGTTCTTCGTCCACAATTTTTAGCAGCAGCACTGTGAATACTACACAAGAAACTGATATGCTACCAGAATTAAAACCTCCTACAAAGAAGACTTTAAATTTGGAAGATATTGAAATATTGCCCTATGAAATACATCGTTATTCTTCATTTTCCACCAACTATGTGCCAGA AAATATACTAGTAGACTGTCCCACTGATCAGTCATCGCGCTGGTCAGCATTTAATAATAATCCACCtcaatatttaactttaaaattacgAAGACCTGCCATTGttcgtaaaataaaatttggtaaattcgAAAAATCGCATGTTTGCAATATTAAGAAATTTCGCATCTATGGCGGTTTGGATGAAGAACGTATGGTTCTATTGCTCGAAGG GGGACTACGTAATGATCATATACCAGAAACATTTAGTTTACGCAGTGAAATTACTAGTAATTTACCCATaatgtatttgaaaattgtaCCATTATTGTCGTGGGGACCCACATTCAACTATAGCATTTGGTTTATTGAACTCTTGGGTCAGGATGATCCCATGTATACTAGTATTTGTTTAAGGGATTATAATAAG CTGCGTGAAATGGAAATTATACGTTTATGTCTAAAACATTTCCGGCAACAGGGTTATGAAACGGCTTTTAAAGCTTTACAAGAGCAGACCCATGTAAGACTCGAACATCCTTTGATTACAGAACTGCATCAATGTTTGGTAGTTAATGGTGATTTCGATAAGGCAGAGAAATTCATTAATGATTGTGTGGATGAAGGATTAATGGATGATTATTTAAATCGTCAAGATTATAAACATGCTTGGCGTTTACAGCATGCCCAAGGCAGTAAACAACCAG GTAATCGTGGTGGCCATCAATTGGTTATGGATTCCCAAAAACGTCTTATTTATCTATATGGCGGCTGGAATGGTTTTCAGGATTTAAGTGATTTATGGGTATTCGATATACGTAACAACTGTTGGACTCAACTATTCGAACATACCGAACAATATAATGGCCCCACCCCGAGATCATGTCATAAAATGGTTTTCGATCCTgtaagcaaaaatattttcatgctCGGTCGTTATTTGGACAATTCCATACGTACTacagaatatataaaaagtgaTTTCTTTTTATACGATACAAGAGCTCGCACTTGGTTGCAAATATGTGATGATACTAGTCAAGTGGGTGGTCCTCAGCTAATGTATGATCATCAAATGTGCATTGATGTGGATAAGCGTACAATTTATGTGTTTGGCGGTAAGATATTGACACCACGCAGTGTTAGCGCTTCAACATCAAGTGAACCAGAGTATTCGGGTTTGTTTTCTTATCATATTGCTACGAATACATGGAATCAGATTTTAGTAGATTGTCATCATCCTACTGCCTCACAGCCGGAGGTATTGTCTATAAAATCGCGCATAACACATTGTATGGTGTTTCATAAT AAAAAACGTAAACTTTACATTTATGGTGGTCAACGTGGCAAAGAAGACATTCACGATTTCATAACATACGATGTCGATAATCAATCATTAGAATTTCTAAATAGAAATTCAAATGGCGGACAAACAGCTGGAACTATAACATCAGCAGCAGCTGCTGGAGGTTCTAATGCTAATAGTGCTACGAATAACGATGGTAAAAGTGAACCATCACCGGTAGCTCTTAGAGCAACAATCGATTGTGAAcgtaatgaaatttatattttctca agtttaagtaaaattaaagaTCGTCGTGATGTTCCCAATACACCAGATGCCTCCAATTCATTTTGGGTCTATTCCTTAGATACTCATACTTGGTCTCGAATCTATTCGTGTCGTTATAATTACACTAATTCAACTGCCACTGATGATGTTCACAATAAGGATAATATGTTAGAACCATGTCCACGTTATGCTCATCAATTGGTCTATGATGATGTGGCTAAACTTCATTATCTTTTTGGTGGTAATCCGGGTAGATCTACTACTCCTCAACTGAGATTAGATGATTTTTGGATTTTAGAATTGGAAAA acCGAAACGTGATGAAATTTTAAGACATTGTCGTTTTTTGTTGCGTAAATTACACTATGAAGAGATGGCTAAATCGGATCCCTATAAAGCTATGCAATTCTTGAGGCAACATATAGCTGAAGTTATTGATCATAATAATAAGGAACAACTGAAAAAT ttCCATAAATTAGCTTCATTGCTTTTTAAAATCGATGATGATGTCGAAATGGAACAGCCTAATTTAGATACAATACCTATAGGTGCTGGAAAATCTTTGGCCGAATCTAGTTCAGACATAACTTCATCATCAACTAATGAAGAAg ATGCTGCCAGTGATCATACACAAGCTACTGAGGATTTATCTATGGAGTCCTGTGAAAGTTCTACTACATCATCGGGCATTTCAGATGCTGCCTCCTCCTATACGGCTTATCGCAAATCGGGTGGTAAACGTTCACGTAATGATTTCATTTATGATTTACGTTCACGTCGTTCGTTTCTATTCAATAAACTTGTTCAATTAATGCCCTCAAATATGGTACAACCTGAACGCAATCTAAGTGATTTTGCTACAATatga
- the LOC111676941 gene encoding muskelin isoform X1 translates to MASQMSDNGNTTTTTTPTQTNNTLMSYGGIGGGVTSSSSSTIFSSSTVNTTQETDMLPELKPPTKKTLNLEDIEILPYEIHRYSSFSTNYVPENILVDCPTDQSSRWSAFNNNPPQYLTLKLRRPAIVRKIKFGKFEKSHVCNIKKFRIYGGLDEERMVLLLEGGLRNDHIPETFSLRSEITSNLPIMYLKIVPLLSWGPTFNYSIWFIELLGQDDPMYTSICLRDYNKLREMEIIRLCLKHFRQQGYETAFKALQEQTHVRLEHPLITELHQCLVVNGDFDKAEKFINDCVDEGLMDDYLNRQDYKHAWRLQHAQGSKQPGNRGGHQLVMDSQKRLIYLYGGWNGFQDLSDLWVFDIRNNCWTQLFEHTEQYNGPTPRSCHKMVFDPVSKNIFMLGRYLDNSIRTTEYIKSDFFLYDTRARTWLQICDDTSQVGGPQLMYDHQMCIDVDKRTIYVFGGKILTPRSVSASTSSEPEYSGLFSYHIATNTWNQILVDCHHPTASQPEVLSIKSRITHCMVFHNKKRKLYIYGGQRGKEDIHDFITYDVDNQSLEFLNRNSNGGQTAGTITSAAAAGGSNANSATNNDGKSEPSPVALRATIDCERNEIYIFSSLSKIKDRRDVPNTPDASNSFWVYSLDTHTWSRIYSCRYNYTNSTATDDVHNKDNMLEPCPRYAHQLVYDDVAKLHYLFGGNPGRSTTPQLRLDDFWILELEKPKRDEILRHCRFLLRKLHYEEMAKSDPYKAMQFLRQHIAEVIDHNNKEQLKNFHKLASLLFKIDDDVEMEQPNLDTIPIGAGKSLAESSSDITSSSTNEEDIYTKSADAASDHTQATEDLSMESCESSTTSSGISDAASSYTAYRKSGGKRSRNDFIYDLRSRRSFLFNKLVQLMPSNMVQPERNLSDFATI, encoded by the exons ATGGCTTCACAAATGAGCGATAATGGTaatacaacaacgacaacaacaccTACGCAGACAAACAACACCTTGATGAGCTATGGCGGTATAGGTGGCGGTGTCACCAGCAGTTCTTCGTCCACAATTTTTAGCAGCAGCACTGTGAATACTACACAAGAAACTGATATGCTACCAGAATTAAAACCTCCTACAAAGAAGACTTTAAATTTGGAAGATATTGAAATATTGCCCTATGAAATACATCGTTATTCTTCATTTTCCACCAACTATGTGCCAGA AAATATACTAGTAGACTGTCCCACTGATCAGTCATCGCGCTGGTCAGCATTTAATAATAATCCACCtcaatatttaactttaaaattacgAAGACCTGCCATTGttcgtaaaataaaatttggtaaattcgAAAAATCGCATGTTTGCAATATTAAGAAATTTCGCATCTATGGCGGTTTGGATGAAGAACGTATGGTTCTATTGCTCGAAGG GGGACTACGTAATGATCATATACCAGAAACATTTAGTTTACGCAGTGAAATTACTAGTAATTTACCCATaatgtatttgaaaattgtaCCATTATTGTCGTGGGGACCCACATTCAACTATAGCATTTGGTTTATTGAACTCTTGGGTCAGGATGATCCCATGTATACTAGTATTTGTTTAAGGGATTATAATAAG CTGCGTGAAATGGAAATTATACGTTTATGTCTAAAACATTTCCGGCAACAGGGTTATGAAACGGCTTTTAAAGCTTTACAAGAGCAGACCCATGTAAGACTCGAACATCCTTTGATTACAGAACTGCATCAATGTTTGGTAGTTAATGGTGATTTCGATAAGGCAGAGAAATTCATTAATGATTGTGTGGATGAAGGATTAATGGATGATTATTTAAATCGTCAAGATTATAAACATGCTTGGCGTTTACAGCATGCCCAAGGCAGTAAACAACCAG GTAATCGTGGTGGCCATCAATTGGTTATGGATTCCCAAAAACGTCTTATTTATCTATATGGCGGCTGGAATGGTTTTCAGGATTTAAGTGATTTATGGGTATTCGATATACGTAACAACTGTTGGACTCAACTATTCGAACATACCGAACAATATAATGGCCCCACCCCGAGATCATGTCATAAAATGGTTTTCGATCCTgtaagcaaaaatattttcatgctCGGTCGTTATTTGGACAATTCCATACGTACTacagaatatataaaaagtgaTTTCTTTTTATACGATACAAGAGCTCGCACTTGGTTGCAAATATGTGATGATACTAGTCAAGTGGGTGGTCCTCAGCTAATGTATGATCATCAAATGTGCATTGATGTGGATAAGCGTACAATTTATGTGTTTGGCGGTAAGATATTGACACCACGCAGTGTTAGCGCTTCAACATCAAGTGAACCAGAGTATTCGGGTTTGTTTTCTTATCATATTGCTACGAATACATGGAATCAGATTTTAGTAGATTGTCATCATCCTACTGCCTCACAGCCGGAGGTATTGTCTATAAAATCGCGCATAACACATTGTATGGTGTTTCATAAT AAAAAACGTAAACTTTACATTTATGGTGGTCAACGTGGCAAAGAAGACATTCACGATTTCATAACATACGATGTCGATAATCAATCATTAGAATTTCTAAATAGAAATTCAAATGGCGGACAAACAGCTGGAACTATAACATCAGCAGCAGCTGCTGGAGGTTCTAATGCTAATAGTGCTACGAATAACGATGGTAAAAGTGAACCATCACCGGTAGCTCTTAGAGCAACAATCGATTGTGAAcgtaatgaaatttatattttctca agtttaagtaaaattaaagaTCGTCGTGATGTTCCCAATACACCAGATGCCTCCAATTCATTTTGGGTCTATTCCTTAGATACTCATACTTGGTCTCGAATCTATTCGTGTCGTTATAATTACACTAATTCAACTGCCACTGATGATGTTCACAATAAGGATAATATGTTAGAACCATGTCCACGTTATGCTCATCAATTGGTCTATGATGATGTGGCTAAACTTCATTATCTTTTTGGTGGTAATCCGGGTAGATCTACTACTCCTCAACTGAGATTAGATGATTTTTGGATTTTAGAATTGGAAAA acCGAAACGTGATGAAATTTTAAGACATTGTCGTTTTTTGTTGCGTAAATTACACTATGAAGAGATGGCTAAATCGGATCCCTATAAAGCTATGCAATTCTTGAGGCAACATATAGCTGAAGTTATTGATCATAATAATAAGGAACAACTGAAAAAT ttCCATAAATTAGCTTCATTGCTTTTTAAAATCGATGATGATGTCGAAATGGAACAGCCTAATTTAGATACAATACCTATAGGTGCTGGAAAATCTTTGGCCGAATCTAGTTCAGACATAACTTCATCATCAACTAATGAAGAAg atatttatacaaaatctgCAGATGCTGCCAGTGATCATACACAAGCTACTGAGGATTTATCTATGGAGTCCTGTGAAAGTTCTACTACATCATCGGGCATTTCAGATGCTGCCTCCTCCTATACGGCTTATCGCAAATCGGGTGGTAAACGTTCACGTAATGATTTCATTTATGATTTACGTTCACGTCGTTCGTTTCTATTCAATAAACTTGTTCAATTAATGCCCTCAAATATGGTACAACCTGAACGCAATCTAAGTGATTTTGCTACAATatga
- the LOC111676949 gene encoding calcineurin subunit B type 2 gives MGNCNMKNIKHSGNETSLPMEMCSNFDADEIRRLGKRFRKLDLDNSGALSVDEFMSLPELQQNPLVQRVIDIFDADGNGEVDFKEFIQGVSQFSVKGDKLSKLRFAFRIYDMDNDGYISNGELFQVM, from the exons ATGGGTAACTgtaatatgaaaaacataaaacatagt GGAAATGAAACTTCTCTGCCAATGGAGATGTGCTCCAACT TCGATGCTGATGAAATACGTCGTTTGGGTAAACGTTTTCGTAAACTTGATTTAGATAATTCTGGTGCCTTGAGTGTTGATGAGTTTATGTCATTGCCAGAATTGCAACAGAATCCTTTAGTACAGCGTGTCATTGATATTTTTGATGCTGATGGTAATGGTGAGGTAGACTTTAAGGAATTCATACAAGGTGTATCACAATTTAGCGTTAAAGGTGATAAACTATCAAAACTACGTTTTGCATTTCGTATTTATGATATGGATAATGATGGTTACATATCAAATGGTGAACTATTCCAA GTAATGTaa